The stretch of DNA cgagcgccTTCGTTTTCCAGCGACTGTctcccgcctgcagcgcctggaggGGGCCCcccgcatgcaggcggcgcacaTCCCGTCTCCGCGGGTGGCTCCAGTGTCTCGGGCTTCCCCGTGGATTCGTGTCGCGCAAAGGGCGACGATAACTCGCGCGGAAGGAACTCgagcgaggcgtctgcgtaGCCCCTGTCACGCAACACAAAAAGCAGCTGGACGGGGTAGTAAACTCCaaagaggaggcaggaggGCCTCGAGTCCCCCTTGGCGTGCTGCGAggtgcgcgcggcctcggcgccttctcgctcttcacTCCCGCCTGCAGAAAAGGCGGGAAGAATGAGGCTGAggaggcctcgctcgcccgcgccttcggcctcgccgttTCCTCTGAGCAGACTCCCAGACTCAATCCAGCCGACAGACAGGCAGGGCGCAGGCTCCtgccccccgcgcgcctgagTCGTTTtggccgcgcgcccgtcttCATGCActtcgtcttctcctgcgtgcgtctccttcgctccGTGCCCGGCGTCCTCTTTGCAACCCTcgacgcctcgcagcctgCCCACAGGCACAGACACCATGGCCCCGCCCGCGAAGCCTCGGCCCCCGTCCCCCTCCGACCCTGCGCCTTCGGGGCTCAGTGAGCGACACCCTTGCTGCTGTCCTACGGGGCCTGCGCTCTTcccgtcgcctcccccctTCTCGGTTGGCTCCTGTgaaagcagcagaagcgagaaagcccgcgcgacgagcgccgcgtccgcggaggagagcagaGGCTCGAGGCGAATCTCCTTGCCGCAGTTCACCTCGAGACTCTCCAGCTGGGTAGAGAGGGAACGCGGCcagcccgcagacgccgcagcagacaaagcgaaagcggaggaagaagaggcgctcggactgctgcaggcctcttgcccgagctgcgcagctctgcgacACGCCAGCTGGCGCAGCTGTGCCAACACCGGGGcagggaggagagcgaccCGCGGCTCGTATAGAGAGACGAGACTCACAACTTTGTTTGCATCCAGGCGCCAgtcgagaggcagcgagacgacgcgcatgcggaaGCCGCCCGTCGCTGCGGAGGAATGTCGGGACGGAGAGTTTTCCTTCGTTCTGGCGCCACCTGAGGCAGGacacgaggcagaggagaccgTCGAGCTCGCTGCGTCAGCCCGACCGTCGGCGTCTGttgcgcgggcgtcgctcgcccccTTCTCTTCCCGCGGCATGTGAGGCGACTCCGCCCGTCCGCGGGCCGCTTGCCCCCGCCCCGTGAACGGCCAGAGAAGGGGATGGAGATCCCCCTCGGCAACTGAGGCCGCGGGCAGTGCGGAGAcagcgctgcctgcgcaggcgaaccGCCGGTCGACGCAGATAAGGAGATTTTTCTCATCTTTCTTCCAGGCCTCCAGGAGCAGGCAAGCTTCACcgacgcggagcgaggcgtgGGAGAGCAGGAGGACGCTcggctcgcgcagcggcatCACGTCGGTGAGGCGCTCACCCAGGATCAAATTCCGCGTGCGCATCGCCCATGAGGCgcccggcggctgcagcagcttgccAGACAGCAGCTCTTCGTctacgcaggcgccgaggaagaagggcgcccgcggcgcctgcaagTCGCGAGtgcgctccgcgcgcttctcgcagacccactccgcgccctcgacggcgaactgcagcagccgcgggagCCCAGGCCCTACGCAGTAgaccggcgcgggcgaggcggctcgcgacgccgaggcggaggcggcggccgcgcgcgcgacggttTCAAGCACCTCGAGGAAAGACAGGCCGCAGAGGTCAAGCGGCAGGAGGacgttgccgccgcgcgtgtgcagcgtgTCTACGAGTAGCCGgcgcagctcctgcagcgacgcggcgagaggcggcgtgcGAGGGCACCCGCAGAGCGATgcgggcggagaaggagacggcgccggggagaggcccgcgcaggcctccgccggcgaaggaggcggcaccgcctgcggcgggcgaggggcgcaggcgcgaggcgcggcggcgccggaaggGAGAGTACACGACGAGGCCGTCACAGGGGTCAAGGCGGAAAGCGGAGGTGCGCATGAGAAGAAGACAACCAGAGACGCGTCGGCGAGTGGGCGCCAGTCGGCGGCAAGCGGGtagcgagaggaggcggttGCCGCTGCGGACGTGGGCGAGACGAGACCCGCAggccccgcgtcgccgctggcggaggccggTTGcgggggcgacgacggcggcgaatTCGAGGGTTTCGCGTTCGCTTCCGCCTGCAgatcgcgcgcagcgagccgcgggtCAGGcaccgctgctgcctcggcgAGGGCCTCTAGGGAGGAGGGCCCCACGATGACGAGCTTTTGGCGGGCGGCCGTGATGAGCACCCAGTTGGCGCCTCCCAGGCAGTAGCCGCTGCTGACGGGGTAGATCGTCACACGCTGCTGACTCTCGGTgtggagcagcagctcgcgttCCTGGTGGAACATCGTGGCCCTGACGTGCttcgagacgccgccgaggagctgCCTGCGGTGGCGGGCGGTCCCGGAGAAAGgatcctcgccttcgctgtcgctcgcccCGTCCTCGGCACCCTCGAACCCTTCCTGGAGCGAATTCGAGTTTTCTTCATCCGGCGTCTccactgccgccgccgccgcagccgccgcggccacagctgtctgcgtcgcctccttgtCTCCCGCGTTCTGGGCTCCGctctgaggcgcgccgccgctgcggaaaaaagcggcggcgctgccacctcgtctgtctcctcgagcagagacgcgcggcgggaggAGACACCCCGCGAGGGTAGACTGAAGGAATCGCacggcggacgaggcggcgaggaggacggggGCGGTCGCGAAGACCGGCGTGTTGGCGAGGTTGAGCACCTCTGCGAGAAGCGGCAGCCCCAGCGCGCCCTGCGGATGCGTGATGAGAACCGcgtgcaggcgcagcggcagcagcacacgcagaaagggagacgcgaggaagcaagGCGCGAGTGACTGAGAGGCCACCGagagcgccgaaggcgaggacggagaccCCCAGTGAAGCGAACACGAAGATGTCGACTCGCCGCCGACTCCTGGGAGCCCACACCCAGGCCCCGCTAGCCTGTCTCGCTCatcgctgtcgccctcctcctcctcctctgcattTGCTGCTGCGTCATCGCCCGTCCACGTGGCGGAaaagagccgcggcgggcgcggcagaagCGCGTTGAAATCCAGCGGACAGTCCACGAGAAGGTTGAAACCGCTCACGGAGACAAGCAGCGCCTCGGAACGCGAAAGCAGACATGCTGATGAGGCGAGGGAAGCACCTACAGAGGGAGCGGGCGACTCAGCACGCGAGGAAAGCACGGGGGAAAGACGAGTGGAAggacgcgcagaagaagtctccccagacggcgacgcaaaATGCACGACGCGGACAGTTGCcggggaggaggaagaagcggaagcagctTTCCGTCGATTCTCtaccgcggccgcagcgaagacgcgctggGATGAGGCGCAGGGAGGGTCGAACCCATGCATCTGCTGCGCCATGGCTGGCGGGGGCACGGGGGACGGTTCACGGTGAAAAACCTAATTGCGGAGtgtgcgcggcctgcgaagTCGGCAGCAAGAGACATTAGATCCAAGCGTACGCAACCGATggcggagagacgaggcagggAGTAGAAGCAGACACTCAAAACTAGGGACGAGGAGACAACGCAGATCAGCGAGAGCCGTGCGGCAGGCACCGCGAGACGCCAGGGGAGAGGACAACGCTGCCTGCCTTCTTCTAAGCCTGACAGTctctcggcctcgcctccccgccgcccgccctcgctctAGCATTCTTGCAGGTTTCGTCCTcgctccgcctgccgccgcgcttcttctctcttcgtcaTGCCTCTGCCTGGCGAACGAGCCGCGCCACAAAGCTCATCGGCCGACGGAGACACCCCCCAGCCTAGCAGAGGCACACGAATCGCGCAGAGTCTCGGGAGAGGGCAGCAATTACCCTGGctcgcagaagaagaaaggaacTCCAGGAGgcgtgaggcggcgcgccttttGTAGCAAAGTATCTATCGCCGCGAATGGAAGCCTGGAGggggcgagggagggcgacggagaatCCTCGTACGGGCTCAAAAGCAGCCGACTACTCTCAGCTCCTGAGCGAGCGCCTCATCTACCCCTTTCGGCGAGTTTCGTTGTTTCTTgcccctcttcttcgtgcgTCGTTGGAtgcgtttttcctcttcgcagcgccgcgactttacgcgcgcggcctccgcggctctccctcgcgcctctaAGGGGAGCGCACCGCGTGTGCGACTGAAGGAGATGCAGATGTGCTGAGGAGCGTTCGCGTGGTCGTTCCGAGCACTTTCTCGTCTCCTGTAGCCATTTGCGGTCGATCTTTCCTCTTTCTACTGTTCTATTGCTTGCGAAACactgcagagggcggcgctggcgtcaAGGTGCAGGAGCAGCATCTGGCGGCTTGAGGTATCGCGggaggcaggagagagagtCTACCCGCCCCTCCTCTAGGCAGATTTTCTAGTTCGATCTTGCTTTAGGGTTCactgtcttcttcttccgcctcgacTTCGGCTAGGCGAAACGCACGCGGGGAATCGGAGGGAAAGATCGAGActtcgcggcgactcgcccgcgaggagggacGCCCGAGAGCGGTTGAGAAAAGGCGAACGTGCTAGCTGCGAATACAGCTGGTTTTCACGCCAGTTCAGAGGCCTTTTTGGCTTCTGAAAAAGAGACATGTCTCAGGCAGGACCCTCGACCTGCGTTCCGCCGCgtccgtttttctctcggcTGCTCATTTCTGCGCGGAGCGAATGCCACACGAAAAACAAACGGTCGCGGAGAACTAAACAGTCTCTGCGGATCTCCTCGGCTCGCACCCTCTCTGTCTTgcgtcgggcgcgcctcTTGTAATTACAGTTTTTCTTTGtttgcgtcctcctcgtcttcctgctGACTCCCGTCTAGCTCGTCTGCAGGCTTGGAACTGCGCCCCGCAGATTCGGCCGAGTAGCGCCTGTCTCATCTGGTCGCCTTTTCCTTTCTCGCTCCTACCTCGAGGCCGTTTGATTATCCTGGGCCTCGCATCGCTGACTTTTCCTAAAAGAGATTCGCTTAGATGCTGCCATTCTCCAGTAGGTACCTGCGCTTCGTTTTGTTTCTGTTTCGGCGCGCTGGCTGCTCGACTCGGTTCTCcacggcgggcgcctgcgcttcctcAGGTGTCTCCCCGCCTTGACGGACTCTGCTTTTCGTAGACATCTCCGGCGAAGTGGCTCGATTCGAGTTGGGgtcgcgaggagagagaaaagaagaaaggtCTGCTTGATGGtgaagcagaggacgcggccgaTCTCGCGAAGGGGGGTGTTCTCCCCCTTCTTTCACCGTTTCCTGTCTTCCGTTTTTCTCCTGTCCTCCCTTCCGGTCTTTGTCTGCTTCT from Besnoitia besnoiti strain Bb-Ger1 chromosome V, whole genome shotgun sequence encodes:
- a CDS encoding hypothetical protein (encoded by transcript BESB_058360), whose protein sequence is MAQQMHGFDPPCASSQRVFAAAAVENRRKAASASSSSPATVRVVHFASPSGETSSARPSTRLSPVLSSRAESPAPSVGASLASSACLLSRSEALLVSVSGFNLLVDCPLDFNALLPRPPRLFSATWTGDDAAANAEEEEEGDSDERDRLAGPGCGLPGVGGESTSSCSLHWGSPSSPSALSVASQSLAPCFLASPFLRVLLPLRLHAVLITHPQGALGLPLLAEVLNLANTPVFATAPVLLAASSAVRFLQSTLAGCLLPPRVSARGDRRGGSAAAFFRSGGAPQSGAQNAGDKEATQTAVAAAAAAAAAVETPDEENSNSLQEGFEGAEDGASDSEGEDPFSGTARHRRQLLGGVSKHVRATMFHQERELLLHTESQQRVTIYPVSSGYCLGGANWVLITAARQKLVIVGPSSLEALAEAAAVPDPRLAARDLQAEANAKPSNSPPSSPPQPASASGDAGPAGLVSPTSAAATASSRYPLAADWRPLADASLVVFFSCAPPLSALTPVTASSCTLPSGAAAPRACAPRPPQAVPPPSPAEACAGLSPAPSPSPPASLCGCPRTPPLAASLQELRRLLVDTLHTRGGNVLLPLDLCGLSFLEVLETVARAAAASASASRAASPAPVYCVGPGLPRLLQFAVEGAEWVCEKRAERTRDLQAPRAPFFLGACVDEELLSGKLLQPPGASWAMRTRNLILGERLTDVMPLREPSVLLLSHASLRVGEACLLLEAWKKDEKNLLICVDRRFACAGSAVSALPAASVAEGDLHPLLWPFTGRGQAARGRAESPHMPREEKGASDARATDADGRADAASSTVSSASCPASGGARTKENSPSRHSSAATGGFRMRVVSLPLDWRLDANKVVSLVSLYEPRVALLPAPVLAQLRQLACRRAAQLGQEACSSPSASSSSAFALSAAASAGWPRSLSTQLESLEVNCGKEIRLEPLLSSADAALVARAFSLLLLSQEPTEKGGGDGKSAGPVGQQQGCRSLSPEGAGSEGDGGRGFAGGAMVSVPVGRLRGVEGCKEDAGHGAKETHAGEDEVHEDGRAAKTTQARGGQEPAPCLSVGWIESGSLLRGNGEAEGAGERGLLSLILPAFSAGGSEEREGAEAARTSQHAKGDSRPSCLLFGVYYPVQLLFVLRDRGYADASLEFLPRELSSPFARHESTGKPETLEPPAETGCAPPACGGPPPGAAGGRQSLENEGARPPPERSLFADDDGEETRGWGEEDTQALIAQHVDRERLAVVSVPSLKSRVLCHSENLTEIEAPDHQTRRFLRGLVAQLLADVTQRQP